A genome region from Nitrosopumilus oxyclinae includes the following:
- the pyrE gene encoding orotate phosphoribosyltransferase — protein sequence MEFVKEFATFLHQNGIIKFGDFTLASGKKSSYYVDLRLVPSYPIEFRKMVKYLENEIGQDIGLDNFDSIVSVPTGGLVIASALAIETVKPLIYVRSKPKDYGTSKSVEGKIHDNMKVVMIDDVATTGGSVVNAIKSLKEVNITVKDAYVIVNRMEGADEALLELGVKIHSILNILQITEALFDQNLIDANILEKVKKQINK from the coding sequence ATGGAATTTGTAAAAGAGTTTGCAACCTTTTTGCATCAAAATGGCATCATAAAATTTGGTGACTTTACATTAGCCAGTGGAAAAAAGAGTTCGTATTATGTAGATTTGAGATTAGTCCCAAGTTATCCTATTGAATTTAGAAAAATGGTGAAATATCTTGAAAATGAGATTGGGCAAGATATTGGATTAGATAATTTTGATTCAATTGTGTCAGTACCTACAGGAGGTCTAGTAATTGCATCAGCATTGGCAATTGAAACCGTAAAACCGTTAATCTATGTAAGAAGCAAGCCAAAAGATTATGGAACATCAAAATCAGTCGAAGGGAAAATTCACGATAACATGAAAGTTGTAATGATCGATGATGTTGCAACCACGGGGGGTTCAGTAGTTAATGCCATCAAGTCTTTGAAAGAAGTAAACATCACAGTAAAAGATGCATATGTGATTGTAAATCGGATGGAGGGGGCTGATGAAGCATTGTTAGAATTAGGAGTTAAAATACACTCAATTCTAAATATTTTACAAATTACAGAGGCTTTGTTTGATCAAAATCTAATTGATGCAAACATCTTAGAAAAGGTAAAAAAACAAATCAACAAATGA
- a CDS encoding transcriptional regulator, which translates to MPEIWLNYGITDVVLDIKAENLEQKIDSEGKILDDSVINEKLNTLDLSKPMELVVLHNSKSILKLISALFTLCEQKSKPFPKILTDKKILNLVKSGLPEGSSINEFDDLGISNSNLVFMGEMEFNGLFGYETISTRLIKKFGQESMLSAYAKRQGNLPTPGQYPESLTEAKKFADNFEIQGIEIVANSEGIVDFSIGHPSETIASTKILESNSIKDVGQHKTMVISTGKDASNDNLGNSFSSLWNCSNAIKKDGLAILVAECKGGLGNDALQQYIEDRLTIEQLRNPTKYIDGMENLLFLSEIQKNFQIGLVSILPEFYAKKLNLISMQGIKYSMDYILKTQGPRQKVAVVTDGARLLLR; encoded by the coding sequence ATGCCTGAAATTTGGTTAAATTATGGAATTACTGATGTTGTTTTAGATATAAAGGCAGAAAATCTGGAGCAAAAAATTGATTCTGAGGGGAAAATTTTAGATGATTCGGTGATCAATGAAAAATTAAACACTCTTGATTTGTCAAAACCAATGGAACTTGTCGTACTGCATAATTCTAAATCTATTCTAAAATTAATCTCTGCGTTGTTTACATTATGCGAGCAAAAATCTAAACCGTTTCCAAAAATACTAACTGATAAAAAAATTCTAAATTTAGTAAAATCTGGATTGCCTGAAGGAAGTTCAATTAATGAATTTGATGATCTGGGCATTTCAAATTCAAATCTAGTATTCATGGGTGAGATGGAATTCAATGGATTATTTGGATATGAGACTATTTCCACACGTCTTATCAAAAAGTTTGGTCAAGAATCGATGCTTTCTGCATATGCCAAAAGACAAGGCAATCTTCCTACACCTGGACAATATCCTGAAAGTTTAACTGAAGCCAAAAAATTTGCAGACAATTTTGAAATTCAAGGAATAGAGATAGTTGCAAATTCTGAAGGGATTGTTGATTTCTCAATAGGACATCCTTCAGAAACTATTGCGTCAACAAAAATTTTGGAATCAAATTCTATCAAAGATGTGGGTCAACATAAAACAATGGTGATCAGCACTGGAAAAGATGCAAGTAATGATAATCTTGGAAATTCATTTTCTTCACTTTGGAATTGCTCTAACGCAATTAAAAAAGATGGTCTTGCTATTTTAGTTGCTGAATGTAAAGGTGGTTTAGGTAATGATGCCCTTCAGCAATACATTGAAGATAGATTGACTATAGAGCAGCTTCGAAATCCTACAAAATACATTGATGGAATGGAAAATTTATTGTTTCTTTCAGAAATACAAAAGAATTTTCAAATTGGATTGGTTTCAATTTTACCTGAATTTTATGCCAAGAAATTAAATTTGATTTCTATGCAGGGAATAAAATATTCTATGGATTATATTTTGAAAACTCAAGGACCTCGTCAAAAAGTTGCAGTAGTTACTGACGGTGCAAGATTGTTGTTAAGGTAG
- a CDS encoding site-2 protease family protein, translating to MEDPSQEDIISLVNSIFQVSDFTKTEFSLEFKIEDMNFKSKFEGLARKLEDMRYVCKLEKMEEGGLYVIIQKFPPKKQRRWMSTSWTPRILFVIVISFVMVDGYYRTSGTNSIIEIGDPLEMAAVYTLSLLGILGIHELGHIIAAKAHGLKTTWPYFIPGLPIIGIPTFGAFIQSKGLTINREILFDVAIAGPIAGLVIAIIVSIYGAYTAPVLDPEIAAGLFEESRLIEWNQGEPLLMTASLALFGKGGSGHEVIMTPVMFAAWIGFLITFLNLLPAWQLDGGHMARTLLGVKLHKYATYGSMAILVLLNYWLMALLILFMSSRNPSASPLDDVSPLSRNRKLAYLGIIVLAVLCAPLPTEFLSGLLP from the coding sequence ATGGAGGATCCTTCACAAGAAGATATTATTTCATTAGTTAACTCCATATTTCAGGTCAGTGATTTCACTAAAACTGAATTTTCATTAGAATTTAAAATTGAAGATATGAATTTCAAGTCAAAATTTGAAGGATTAGCAAGGAAATTAGAAGATATGAGATACGTATGCAAATTAGAAAAAATGGAAGAGGGAGGACTATATGTTATCATTCAAAAATTCCCCCCAAAGAAACAGAGAAGATGGATGAGTACATCATGGACTCCAAGAATATTGTTTGTGATTGTTATTTCATTTGTAATGGTAGATGGATACTATAGGACATCAGGTACAAATTCTATAATAGAAATTGGAGATCCATTAGAAATGGCAGCAGTGTATACATTGTCATTGCTAGGGATTTTAGGAATTCATGAGCTTGGTCATATTATTGCTGCAAAAGCACACGGTCTAAAAACAACCTGGCCGTATTTCATTCCAGGACTCCCAATTATTGGAATTCCAACTTTTGGGGCATTTATTCAGTCAAAAGGATTAACAATTAATCGAGAAATTTTATTCGATGTTGCTATTGCAGGCCCAATTGCAGGATTGGTTATTGCCATAATAGTTTCAATTTATGGTGCATATACTGCTCCAGTTTTAGATCCTGAAATTGCTGCAGGCTTATTTGAAGAATCTAGATTGATTGAATGGAATCAAGGAGAGCCATTATTGATGACTGCTAGTTTAGCATTATTTGGTAAGGGAGGATCAGGACATGAAGTAATCATGACACCAGTAATGTTTGCAGCATGGATTGGTTTCTTAATTACATTTTTGAATTTATTACCAGCATGGCAATTAGACGGAGGGCATATGGCAAGAACATTACTTGGAGTTAAACTTCACAAATATGCAACATATGGAAGTATGGCAATTCTTGTTTTGTTAAATTATTGGTTAATGGCACTTTTAATTTTGTTCATGAGTTCAAGGAATCCTAGCGCATCCCCGTTAGATGATGTCTCACCTTTATCAAGAAATAGAAAACTTGCATATCTAGGAATTATCGTATTAGCAGTTTTATGCGCACCTCTTCCAACAGAATTTTTGTCAGGTTTGCTACCTTAA
- the rimI gene encoding ribosomal protein S18-alanine N-acetyltransferase has product MQVILRQLGDCNIRRAGPSDLISVMEINLKTLPEHYSDYFYESLLAELPEAFIIAEIGGKHVGYIMCKTEFGFSNFKKLGFVKKGHVVSIAVVEEHRRKGIGKALVEESVNGVKLRKCDEFYLEVRCSNTDAVRLYEKMGFAIRQQLNAYYRDGEDAYLMAIELVQTNK; this is encoded by the coding sequence ATGCAAGTAATCCTAAGACAGTTAGGGGATTGTAATATTAGGAGAGCTGGACCAAGCGATCTAATTTCTGTTATGGAAATTAATCTAAAAACTCTACCTGAACATTATTCAGATTATTTCTATGAAAGTTTACTTGCTGAGTTACCTGAGGCTTTCATTATTGCTGAAATCGGTGGAAAACATGTTGGATACATAATGTGTAAAACAGAATTTGGTTTTTCAAATTTTAAGAAATTAGGTTTTGTTAAAAAAGGGCATGTTGTATCTATTGCAGTAGTTGAAGAACATCGAAGAAAAGGAATAGGAAAAGCACTAGTCGAAGAATCTGTCAATGGTGTAAAGTTAAGAAAATGTGATGAATTCTATTTAGAAGTAAGATGTAGTAATACTGATGCTGTCAGGTTATATGAAAAAATGGGATTTGCAATTAGACAACAATTAAACGCCTATTATCGAGATGGCGAGGATGCGTACCTTATGGCAATTGAATTAGTTCAAACCAATAAATAA
- a CDS encoding transcriptional regulator — protein sequence MDKRKGMGVTIFVLCIGSFFLYAYLLMLSEWSPIVLQLSVLMIAGGILGVIAWIGYVMATTKPSPASITSED from the coding sequence ATGGACAAACGAAAAGGAATGGGTGTTACAATTTTTGTTTTATGTATTGGTAGTTTTTTCCTTTATGCATATTTGTTAATGCTCTCTGAATGGAGTCCTATTGTACTACAACTATCTGTTTTAATGATTGCAGGTGGAATTTTAGGAGTAATTGCTTGGATTGGATATGTGATGGCGACAACTAAACCTTCACCTGCTTCTATTACTTCTGAAGATTAA
- a CDS encoding class I SAM-dependent methyltransferase — MLKKALENVLTEKESDELISAFDQIGEIIIVRIPDSLLSKKKIIGKALLDDVKIVRSVFYQSSAVSGDFRTRDLEILAGEDNTETEYKEFGCRFTVDVEKAFFSPRLSTERERIANLIQNGEVVTNMFAGIGMFSIMAAKKKKCTVYSLDINPIASKLCETNIELNKLLGNVISINGDASEIIKEQSIDKSDRTLMLLPERSDEFLQSAIDTTKDGGIIHYYSHIHADKKTDAGKLSEEHYLQVTPVKSEILHSKIVRAVGPRYYQTVVDVKISK; from the coding sequence ATGTTAAAAAAAGCATTAGAAAATGTGCTTACAGAAAAAGAAAGTGATGAATTAATTTCTGCTTTTGATCAGATAGGTGAAATAATTATTGTTAGAATTCCAGATTCACTCCTCTCAAAAAAGAAGATCATTGGAAAGGCATTGTTAGATGATGTAAAAATTGTAAGAAGTGTATTCTATCAATCTTCTGCTGTGAGTGGAGATTTTCGAACAAGAGATTTAGAAATTCTTGCAGGAGAAGACAATACAGAAACAGAATACAAGGAGTTTGGATGTAGATTCACAGTAGATGTTGAAAAGGCATTTTTTTCTCCCAGATTGTCTACAGAAAGGGAGAGAATTGCTAATTTGATTCAAAATGGGGAGGTGGTGACTAACATGTTTGCAGGGATTGGGATGTTTTCAATAATGGCTGCAAAGAAGAAAAAGTGCACAGTGTATAGTCTCGATATCAACCCAATTGCTTCAAAATTATGTGAGACAAATATTGAGTTAAACAAGCTTTTAGGAAATGTAATTTCAATTAATGGTGATGCATCAGAAATCATCAAAGAGCAATCGATAGATAAATCAGATAGAACATTGATGTTGTTACCTGAAAGATCAGATGAATTTTTACAATCAGCAATTGATACAACCAAAGATGGAGGCATCATTCATTATTATTCACATATTCATGCAGATAAAAAAACAGATGCAGGAAAACTTTCAGAAGAACATTATCTCCAAGTCACTCCAGTAAAATCTGAAATACTACATTCAAAAATTGTCAGAGCTGTTGGTCCAAGATATTATCAAACAGTTGTGGATGTTAAAATTTCTAAATAA
- a CDS encoding ribosome biogenesis/translation initiation ATPase RLI, with protein sequence MTHRVAVLDQDLCQPQKCGLECIKYCPVNKSGAECVTINEESKKAQIDEDICNGCGICVKVCPFDAITIVNLASELATDKIHQYGMNSFRLYKLPTPKKGEVVGLLGRNGMGKSTVVNILSGNLKPNLGRYENPPEWDEVLKHYSGTELKQHFEKIEQKQIRASIKPQQVHHIAEAFDGTGKELLDKYDERGVSRELIKTLGLENSMEQSLKELSGGELQRIAVATAASKDTEFYFFDEPSSYNDVFQRTGVARVIQNLAKIGKSVMVVEHDLTLLDFLSDYIEVLYGEPTAYGIVSGILSTKVGINVFLDGYLPNENVRFRDKKFSFDVSSSSTDIFQEGSDILTYPKLEKKYPSFSVTIEPGRVRKGEVLGIMGANALGKTTLMKMIAGVEKPDSGSISKKIKIAYKPQYLQNDLDVEVMSVLDQANGGQVEGSMEEEQILDPLKIKKLYNKSIQKLSGGELQKVAVASCLLQKVDLYALDEPSAFLDVEDRIAVAKFLQKFVRSFGKSAIIIDHDLQLMDLVSDSMIIFEGESGSSGIATSPMPKPDAMNRFLKSLDMSFRRDEKSLRPRVNKLESRLDKDQKTSGNFYYKH encoded by the coding sequence ATGACTCACAGAGTAGCGGTTTTAGATCAAGATCTTTGTCAGCCACAAAAATGCGGTTTAGAATGCATAAAATATTGTCCAGTCAATAAATCTGGCGCAGAATGTGTTACTATTAACGAAGAATCAAAAAAGGCTCAGATTGATGAGGACATTTGTAATGGATGCGGGATTTGTGTCAAAGTGTGTCCTTTTGATGCCATAACAATCGTCAACTTAGCAAGTGAACTAGCTACTGATAAAATTCATCAATACGGGATGAACTCATTTCGACTTTACAAATTACCTACTCCAAAAAAAGGTGAAGTTGTAGGACTTTTGGGAAGAAATGGAATGGGGAAAAGTACAGTAGTCAACATCCTATCAGGAAATCTTAAACCAAATTTAGGTAGATATGAAAATCCACCTGAATGGGATGAGGTTTTAAAACATTACAGCGGAACAGAACTTAAACAACATTTTGAAAAGATTGAACAAAAACAAATTCGAGCTTCTATTAAACCACAACAAGTCCATCACATTGCCGAAGCATTTGATGGAACAGGAAAAGAATTACTAGACAAATATGATGAACGGGGAGTATCAAGAGAACTAATCAAAACGTTAGGGTTAGAAAACTCAATGGAACAAAGTTTGAAAGAACTAAGTGGTGGTGAATTACAAAGAATTGCAGTTGCAACAGCAGCATCAAAAGATACAGAATTTTACTTTTTTGACGAACCATCTTCATACAACGATGTTTTCCAAAGAACTGGTGTAGCAAGAGTAATACAAAATTTAGCTAAAATTGGAAAAAGTGTAATGGTGGTAGAACATGATTTAACATTGTTAGATTTTCTAAGTGACTATATCGAAGTGTTATATGGAGAACCTACAGCATATGGAATTGTTTCAGGTATCTTATCTACCAAAGTTGGAATCAATGTTTTTCTTGATGGGTATCTACCAAATGAAAATGTGAGATTTAGAGATAAGAAATTTTCTTTTGATGTATCATCTTCATCAACAGATATTTTTCAAGAAGGAAGTGATATTCTCACATATCCAAAACTAGAGAAAAAATATCCATCATTTTCAGTAACGATTGAGCCTGGAAGAGTAAGAAAAGGAGAGGTTTTAGGAATAATGGGAGCGAATGCACTTGGTAAAACAACTCTAATGAAAATGATTGCAGGAGTTGAAAAACCAGATTCTGGTAGTATTAGCAAAAAAATCAAGATAGCATACAAGCCACAATATCTCCAAAATGATCTTGATGTAGAAGTTATGTCAGTATTAGATCAAGCAAACGGAGGTCAAGTTGAAGGAAGTATGGAAGAAGAACAAATTCTAGATCCATTAAAGATAAAAAAATTATACAATAAATCTATCCAAAAACTTTCTGGAGGAGAATTGCAAAAAGTGGCAGTTGCATCATGTCTACTGCAAAAAGTTGATTTGTATGCATTAGATGAACCTTCAGCATTTTTAGATGTAGAGGATAGAATCGCCGTAGCAAAATTTTTACAAAAATTTGTACGCTCGTTTGGCAAGTCTGCGATTATTATTGATCACGATTTACAATTAATGGATTTAGTTTCAGATTCAATGATAATATTTGAAGGAGAATCAGGCTCTTCAGGGATTGCAACATCACCAATGCCAAAGCCTGATGCAATGAATAGATTTCTCAAATCATTAGACATGTCATTTAGAAGAGACGAGAAAAGTCTAAGACCTCGTGTAAATAAATTAGAAAGTAGATTAGATAAAGATCAAAAAACAAGTGGAAATTTCTACTACAAGCATTGA
- a CDS encoding leucyl aminopeptidase, producing MKIKTESSAKKRTSLLCGFVLENSNKVLGLPKFDSKTTSAINQSLKDMEGKLGKFSIVPIPGKPIQRILLAGIGKKENLSKDTIRFVSGKIAQKARELKLSEFSIISPPSFVTDPISAVSQIIEGTKMALYKFEKFKTEKIETSPNLTIIVSKSDKITKAVKISEIVANGAIFTKSIANLPPNECTPTTLANFAKIMSKKNKMKCNIISEPELKKKGFGGISAVGQGSNNQPKLIILEHNRGRKNDKPIVLVGKAVTFDTGGISLKPGAAMDEMKFDKCGGCTVLGIMKSISELKLPINVVGIIPSVENMPGGESYRPGDIIKLYSGKTAEILNTDAEGRLILADALSYGEKHYSPKAIIDFATLTGACIVALGTNVAAIVSNDEKLTKKINESSKRTTEEVWELPLNQDYMDMIKSDVADMKNIGIGRAAGTITAAAFLKNAIEKTPWTHIDIAGVAWTQTATKEKSYNPKGATGFGVRLILDYLQNL from the coding sequence ATGAAGATTAAAACTGAAAGTTCCGCTAAAAAGAGAACGAGTCTTCTATGTGGATTTGTATTAGAAAATTCTAACAAAGTTTTAGGATTACCAAAATTTGACAGTAAAACTACATCGGCAATTAATCAATCTCTAAAAGATATGGAAGGAAAATTAGGAAAATTCAGTATCGTTCCAATACCTGGAAAACCCATACAAAGAATCCTACTTGCAGGTATAGGAAAAAAAGAGAATCTATCGAAAGATACCATTAGATTTGTCTCAGGAAAAATTGCTCAAAAAGCAAGAGAGTTGAAATTATCAGAATTTTCAATCATATCACCCCCAAGTTTTGTAACAGACCCAATTTCTGCAGTATCTCAAATCATCGAAGGTACAAAAATGGCTCTTTACAAATTTGAAAAATTCAAGACGGAAAAAATTGAAACTTCTCCAAATCTTACCATCATTGTTTCAAAATCAGATAAAATTACAAAAGCTGTCAAAATATCTGAGATTGTTGCAAACGGTGCGATATTTACCAAAAGTATTGCCAATTTACCTCCAAACGAATGTACCCCTACAACATTAGCAAACTTTGCAAAAATTATGTCAAAGAAAAATAAAATGAAATGTAATATCATTTCAGAACCTGAATTAAAGAAAAAAGGATTCGGTGGTATTTCAGCAGTAGGTCAAGGAAGTAACAATCAACCAAAATTAATTATTCTAGAACATAATCGTGGTAGAAAAAATGACAAACCAATTGTCCTTGTAGGAAAAGCAGTGACATTTGATACAGGCGGTATTTCATTAAAACCAGGAGCAGCAATGGATGAAATGAAATTCGACAAGTGTGGTGGATGTACAGTATTAGGAATCATGAAATCCATTTCAGAATTAAAACTACCAATCAATGTTGTAGGTATTATTCCATCAGTTGAAAATATGCCAGGTGGAGAGTCATACAGACCAGGAGACATTATAAAATTATACAGTGGAAAAACAGCTGAAATTCTAAATACAGATGCAGAAGGAAGATTAATTTTAGCTGATGCACTATCGTATGGAGAAAAACACTATTCTCCAAAGGCAATTATTGATTTTGCTACGCTTACAGGTGCATGTATTGTAGCACTTGGAACCAATGTCGCAGCAATTGTATCAAATGATGAAAAACTAACAAAGAAGATCAACGAGTCTTCTAAAAGAACAACTGAAGAAGTCTGGGAATTACCATTGAATCAAGACTATATGGATATGATAAAATCAGATGTTGCAGATATGAAAAATATTGGAATCGGAAGAGCAGCTGGAACTATTACAGCAGCTGCATTTTTAAAAAATGCAATTGAAAAAACCCCATGGACACATATTGACATTGCAGGAGTTGCATGGACACAAACAGCCACAAAAGAAAAATCATACAATCCAAAAGGTGCGACAGGTTTTGGAGTGAGATTAATTTTAGATTATTTACAAAACTTATAG